CGTCGTAGGAGAGTGCGGCGCCGGACGTCTCGCCGGCGACTTGTAATGCTCGGGGTAGCGTGCCTCACTCTGCTCGTCTTGGCAGCAGGTGTGGCAGCGCAGGACCTGGGCATCCCCAAGATCAGCGTCACGCTCGACCGTGCCCAGAAGCCCGGCGAAGTGGCGGTGTCGTTGCAGATACTGCTGTTCCTCACGCTCCTTTCGCTGGCGCCGGCTTTTGTGATCATGGTGACTTCTTTCACCCGCATCGTGGTCATCTTGTCGTTTTTGCGTCATGCGCTGGGCACGCAGCAGGCACCACCCACGCAGATCCTTGTCGGGTTAGCGTTGTTCTTGACGGTGTTCATCATGAGTCCGGTGTGGAATGACATCAACCGGGGGGCGTTGCAGCCCTACATGCGGGGTGAGCTGCCGCAGAAAGAAGCGTTTCGCAAGGCGGTTGAGCCTCTTCGGGACTTTATGTTCCGCCAGACTCGGGAGAAAGACCTGGCGCTGTTTGTCAGTTTGGCAAAGATGGAGAAGCCTGAAAGCCGGGCGCAGGTGCCTACGCATGTGCTCATACCGGCCTTTGTCATCAGCGAGCTGCGCATCGCCTTTCAAATTGGGTTTCTCCTGTACGTTCCTTTTCTCTTGTTGGATTTGGTCATTTCCAGTTTGCTCATGTCCATGGGCATGCTGATGTTACCGCCGGCGATGATTTCCTTGCCCTTCAAGCTGCTGCTCTTCGTTCTGGTGGACGGCTGGAATCTGATCGTCGGCTCCATTGTGGCAGGATTTGCTTAGAGGAGGTCGGCGGATGACCGAGGAGTACGTTCTTCATGTTGCCTATCAGATGTTCTACACGGCGTTGCTGCTGTCCGCGCCGGTGTTGCTGGCGGGCCTCATTGTGGGCGTGGCAGTGGGCATGCTGCAGGCGGTAACCCAGGTGCATGAAATGACGCTGACTTTTGTGCCCAAGATCTTGGCCGCGGTAGTCGCCCTTATCATCTTCATGCCGTGGATGTTGCGCACGCTCATCGGCTTCACCTTGCGACTGTATAGCCAGCTGCCCATGTTGAGCAGGTGAAACGGGTTCATGGTCGAGCTGAAACTGAACGAATTGTTGTTGGCCTTTGTGGCCTTGGCACGCATTGCCACGGTGGTGGCGGTCTACCCGCTTTTCGGCCATCAGAGTGTGCCGGCGGCGACCAAGGTTGGCTTATCGCTCTTGCTCACCGCGCTGCTTTTTCCTTCGCTGCGGGGTGCGCACGCCGAGCTGCCCCTGCAGGTAGTGCCGCTCCTTCTGGTGCTTACCAAGGAGGTGCTGATAGGCATGGCCATTGGGTTCGTGGCGG
This DNA window, taken from Calditrichota bacterium, encodes the following:
- the fliP gene encoding flagellar type III secretion system pore protein FliP (The bacterial flagellar biogenesis protein FliP forms a type III secretion system (T3SS)-type pore required for flagellar assembly.) encodes the protein MSLRRRRVRRRTSRRRLVMLGVACLTLLVLAAGVAAQDLGIPKISVTLDRAQKPGEVAVSLQILLFLTLLSLAPAFVIMVTSFTRIVVILSFLRHALGTQQAPPTQILVGLALFLTVFIMSPVWNDINRGALQPYMRGELPQKEAFRKAVEPLRDFMFRQTREKDLALFVSLAKMEKPESRAQVPTHVLIPAFVISELRIAFQIGFLLYVPFLLLDLVISSLLMSMGMLMLPPAMISLPFKLLLFVLVDGWNLIVGSIVAGFA
- the fliQ gene encoding flagellar biosynthesis protein FliQ, whose translation is MTEEYVLHVAYQMFYTALLLSAPVLLAGLIVGVAVGMLQAVTQVHEMTLTFVPKILAAVVALIIFMPWMLRTLIGFTLRLYSQLPMLSR